The Euphorbia lathyris chromosome 3, ddEupLath1.1, whole genome shotgun sequence genome contains a region encoding:
- the LOC136223348 gene encoding uncharacterized protein, whose translation MDHYDLQAQRREMKHKGRNVVWSIAMDKCLIETLAIQARNGNKIDKCFNENAYTAACIAVNSRFTLNLNNQKVVNRLKTIKKRYKVIRDMLSQDGFRWNPNTKMIECESDELWKRYIAAHPDAKGIRGKQIEMYDELKIVCGNYQAPSRWAKMKDGGHLTRNFEEDSPSFLSPSSEDVSETDGTESYTGTPDHMPDGSQDPPLIQPMRQLPKRPRGSEALQDAMLAVASSIRRLADAMEHSKTAINASELLDAVMEIDGLEEAKQMYAFEYLNADPIKARAFMTYDTRMRKIYLFRQFWWWK comes from the exons ATGGACCATTATGACTTGCAAGCACAGAGAAGGGAGATGAAGCATAAAGGAAGGAATGTTGTTTGGTCTATTGCTATGGACAAGTGTCTTATTGAAACTCTTGCTATTCAGGCTAGAAACGGAAACAAGATCGACAAATGTTTCAATGAGAATGCATATACTGCTGCTTGTATTGCTGTGAACTCTCGctttactttaaacttaaataaTCAAAAAGTCGTTAATCGTCTTAAGACTATAAAGAAAAGGTACAAGGTGATAAGGGATATGCTCAGTCAAGACGGATTCAGGTGGAATCCCAATACGAAGATGATCGAGTGTGAGAGTGATGAGCTCTGGAAGAGATACATAGCG GCACACCCTGATGCAAAAGGGATTCGAGGTAAGCAGATTGAGATGTACGATGAACTAAAAATTGTTTGTGGAAATTACCAAGCACCTAGCCGGTGGGCTAAGATGAAAGATGGAGGTCATCTAACGAGAAATTTCGAAGAAGATTCTCCTTCATTTCTTTCTCCAAGTTCAGAAGATGTAAGTGAGACTGATGGAACAGAATCATATACCGGAACACCAGATCATATGCCGGATGGTAGTCAGGACCCTCCTTTGATCCAACCCATGAGACAACTTCCAAAACGTCCCCGTGGATCAGAAGCACTTCAGGATGCAATGTTGGCTGTGGCATCAAGCATTCGGCGTTTGGCGGATGCAATGGAGCATAGCAAAACTGCTATCAATGCTTCCGAATTGTTAGACGCAGTTATGGAGATTGACGGCTTAGAAGAAGCTAAACAAATGTATGCTTTTGAATATCTCAATGCTGACCCGATTAAAGCCAGAGCCTTTATGACTTACGACACTCGAATGCGGAAGATTTATTTGTTTCGACAGTTTTGGTGGTGGAAGTGA
- the LOC136223347 gene encoding pentatricopeptide repeat-containing protein At1g11290, chloroplastic produces MSSQILPFAGTPPPSSPPLSPSRLNYGTRPSTIHTLTQRNHIPANIYKHPSAILLELCTSPKELRQILPLVIKNGFYNEELFQTKLVSLFCNYGSLSEAARVFEPIDDKIDALYHTMLKGYARNSSLDDALSFFCRMRRDNVEPVVYNFTYLLKLCGDNSDLRRGKEIHGQLTTSGFSLNLFAMTGVVNMYAKCRQIDDAYKMFDKMPERDLACWNTIISGYAQNGLAKMALGIVPMIFERGHRPDFITVVSILPAVADMKLLRIGKAIHGYVIRAGFESILNVATALMDMYSKCESLGTARVIFEGMSRKSVVTWNSMIDGCVQNGDPEKAMELFQKMMDEGIQPTDVTLMQILHACADLGDLEQGKFVHKLVDELRLDSDVSVTNSLISMYSKCKRVDIAANLFKNLQNKTLVSWNAMILGYAQNGCVNEALHLFSEMQSRNLKPDTFTVVSVIPALAELSVPRQAKWIHGFVMRRVLDKNVFVMTALVDMYAKCGAIHTARKLFDGMSEQHVITWNAMIDAYGTHGLGKESVELFEEMQRGRTVKPNDVTFLCVLSACSHSGLVEEGLRYFASMKKDYGLEPIMDHYGAMVDLLGRAGRLDEAWNLIQKMPVEPGISVYGAMLGACKIHKNVDLGEKAANKLFQLNPDEGGYHVLLANIYATASMWDKVAEVRNAMQKKGLQKTPGCSLVELRNEVHSFYSGSTSHPQSKRIYAFLETLVDRMKAAGYVPDTNSIHDVEDDVKEQLLNTHSEKLAIAFGLLNTRSGTTIHIRKNLRVCGDCHSATKYISLVTGREIIVRDMHRFHHFKNGVCSCGDYW; encoded by the coding sequence ATGAGCTCGCAGATTCTGCCCTTCGCCGGAACACCACCTCCGTCGTCACCGCCACTATCTCCTTCACGGCTTAACTACGGAACACGACCTTCTACCATTCACACACTAACCCAAAGAAACCACATCCCAGCAAACATATACAAGCATCCATCTGCCATTCTTTTAGAGCTCTGTACTTCCCCAAAAGAACTCCGCCAAATACTTCCTCTTGTAATTAAAAACGGTTTCTACAATGAAGAGCTATTCCAAACCAAGCTCGTTAGCCTTTTCTGCAACTACGGTAGCTTATCCGAAGCTGCTCGTGTTTTCGAACCTATTGATGATAAAATTGATGCTCTATATCACACTATGCTTAAAGGTTATGCAAGGAATTCATCTTTAGATGATGCTTTGTCCTTTTTTTGTCGAATGAGGCGTGATAATGTTGAGCCTGTTGTATATAATTTTACTTATTTGTTGAAATTATGCGGTGATAATTCGGATCTTAGGAGAGGTAAGGAGATTCATGGGCAATTGACAACGAGTGGATTCTCTTTGAATTTATTCGCCATGACTGGGGTTGTTAATATGTATGCTAAATGTAGGCAAATTGATGATGCGTATAAgatgtttgataaaatgcctGAACGAGATTTGGCTTGTTGGAATACGATTATTTCTGGTTACGCCCAAAATGGATTGGCGAAGATGGCATTAGGGATTGTTCCAATGATATTCGAGAGAGGGCATAGGCCGGATTTCATAACAGTTGTTTCAATTTTGCCTGCTGTTGCAGATATGAAGTTACTGAGAATTGGGAAGGCGATTCATGGGTATGTTATCAGAGCTGGGTTTGAGTCAATTTTAAATGTAGCAACTGCTCTGATGGATATGTATTCGAAATGCGAATCTTTAGGGACTGCAAGAGTGATTTTCGAGGGGATGAGTCGAAAATCTGTTGTGACATGGAATTCAATGATTGATGGTTGTGTACAAAATGGAGATCCTGAGAAAGCAATGGAGCTGTTTCAGAAAATGATGGATGAAGGAATTCAACCAACTGATGTTACTTTGATGCAGATTTTACACGCCTGTGCGGATTTGGGTGATCTCGAGCAAGGGAAGTTTGTTCATAAGCTAGTTGATGAACTGAGACTTGATTCAGATGTTTCTGTGACGAATTCATTGATTTCTATGTACTCGAAATGCAAGAGGGTTGATATTGCGGCGAATCTGTTTAAAAACCTGCAGAACAAGACACTCGTGTCTTGGAATGCTATGATACTAGGTTATGCGCAGAATGGGTGCGTAAATGAAGCATTGCATCTGTTTTCCGAGATGCAATCTCGAAACTTGAAACCGGATACGTTCACGGTGGTGAGTGTGATTCCTGCTCTCGCGGAGTTATCGGTTCCGCGTCAAGCAAAGTGGATTCATGGATTTGTTATGAGGAGGGTTTTAGATAAGAATGTATTTGTGATGACTGCTCTTGTTGACATGTATGCCAAATGTGGAGCTATTCACACTGCGAGAAAACTCTTCGACGGAATGAGCGAACAACATGTGATAACGTGGAATGCTATGATAGATGCCTACGGGACGCATGGGCTTGGGAAAGAATCTGTTGAACTTTTTGAGGAAATGCAAAGGGGAAGAACGGTCAAGCCAAATGATGTTACGTTTCTGTGTGTTCTATCAGCTTGCAGCCACTCCGGTTTGGTGGAAGAAGGGTTGCGGTACTTTGCTAGTATGAAGAAGGATTATGGTTTAGAGCCCATAATGGACCATTATGGAGCCATGGTTGACCTTCTTGGTCGGGCTGGCCGGCTCGATGAGGCTTGGAATTTAATTCAGAAGATGCCTGTTGAACCGGGGATCAGTGTTTATGGAGCGATGCTTGGTGCTTGTAAAATCCACAAGAATGTTGACCTAGGGGAGAAGGCAGCAAACAAACTCTTTCAATTGAACCCGGACGAGGGCGGATATCATGTATTGCTCGCAAACATATACGCCACTGCTTCGATGTGGGATAAAGTAGCAGAAGTGAGAAATGCAATGCAGAAGAAAGGGCTTCAGAAAACTCCTGGCTGCAGTTTAGTCGAATTAAGAAACGAGGTTCACAGTTTCTATTCTGGTAGCACAAGCCATCCACAATCGAAAAGAATTTACGCTTTCCTTGAGACTCTAGTCGACAGGATGAAAGCTGCCGGTTATGTGCCGGACACAAATTCAATCCATGATGTGGAAGATGATGTTAAGGAACAATTGCTGAATACTCATAGTGAGAAATTGGCTATTGCTTTCGGACTTCTGAATACACGCTCAGGTACTACGATACACATTAGGAAGAATCTAAGAGTTTGTGGCGATTGTCATAGCGCGACGAAGTATATTTCACTAGTTACCGGACGGGAAATCATTGTACGGGATATGCATAGGTTTCACCACTTCAAGAATGGAGTCTGTTCATGTGGAGATTATTGGTGA